In Halobaculum rubrum, the following are encoded in one genomic region:
- a CDS encoding DUF5784 family protein, whose protein sequence is MARPLRFRYAPGSWSASRVHDDLYRPLDSNLGATERDPWFAPPAGYEGRRFDMDDGSLALFCWTDDGDGPAGVDGGPGAYWLGNTETPSTLWRTEKYALADVPFPVTRWAERELTAVLYEEEPWLEDFPHLAWYFLPVLCSKDGAETTREFFREHAAGFPDADRFDALGFYEQFLATGVLDDDREEMASKLGTSEYMDLTRMFATMGEFDVARLLVNAGYDIEPEIEVSTDHVIDFRATHGDGRSTLVEVTRPVAPNKRSAGTPSAAVRDTVQTKTSGQLEAHGGGVTLFVDCSSFPDDDWFAVRGERPEVGHRPAVVFRSRPDGSTEAYRKGSVPLDLDAALEWV, encoded by the coding sequence GTGGCACGCCCCTTACGGTTCAGATACGCGCCCGGTTCGTGGTCCGCGTCCCGGGTCCACGACGACCTCTACCGGCCGCTCGACTCCAACCTCGGGGCGACCGAGCGCGACCCGTGGTTCGCGCCGCCGGCCGGCTACGAGGGCCGGCGCTTCGACATGGACGACGGGAGCCTCGCGCTGTTCTGCTGGACGGACGACGGCGACGGGCCGGCGGGCGTCGACGGCGGCCCCGGCGCCTACTGGCTCGGGAACACGGAGACGCCGTCGACGCTGTGGCGCACCGAGAAGTACGCCCTCGCGGACGTGCCGTTCCCGGTGACTCGGTGGGCCGAACGCGAGTTGACAGCCGTCCTCTACGAGGAGGAGCCGTGGCTCGAGGACTTCCCGCACCTCGCGTGGTACTTCCTTCCGGTGCTGTGCTCGAAGGACGGCGCGGAGACGACGCGCGAGTTCTTCCGCGAGCACGCGGCGGGGTTCCCGGACGCCGACCGGTTCGACGCGCTCGGCTTCTACGAGCAGTTCCTCGCGACGGGCGTGCTCGACGACGACCGCGAGGAGATGGCGAGCAAGCTCGGCACCAGCGAGTACATGGACCTCACCCGGATGTTCGCGACGATGGGCGAGTTCGACGTGGCGCGGCTGCTGGTGAACGCGGGCTACGACATCGAGCCGGAGATCGAGGTGTCGACCGACCACGTCATCGACTTCCGCGCGACCCACGGAGACGGTCGCTCGACGCTCGTGGAGGTGACCCGGCCGGTCGCGCCGAACAAGCGCTCGGCGGGAACGCCCTCCGCGGCCGTGCGCGACACCGTCCAGACGAAGACGAGCGGACAGCTGGAGGCCCACGGCGGCGGCGTCACGCTGTTCGTCGACTGCTCGTCGTTCCCCGACGACGACTGGTTCGCCGTGCGCGGGGAACGGCCCGAGGTCGGCCACCGCCCCGCGGTCGTGTTCCGGTCGCGCCCGGACGGGTCGACGGAGGCGTACCGCAAGGGGAGCGTTCCGCTGGACCTGGACGCGGCGCTGGAGTGGGTCTGA
- a CDS encoding DUF7561 family protein produces MSKQRCDGCDRRVRLGGGIGDLWSFQTGSTDGLTLELADGSDHFLCYDCIEALPDDEEVTRAHVEALPKDDDE; encoded by the coding sequence ATGAGCAAACAGCGCTGTGACGGCTGCGACCGGCGCGTCCGTCTCGGCGGGGGCATCGGCGACCTCTGGTCGTTCCAGACCGGGAGCACCGACGGCCTGACGCTGGAGTTGGCGGACGGCTCCGACCACTTCCTGTGTTACGACTGCATCGAGGCCCTGCCCGACGACGAGGAGGTCACGCGGGCGCACGTCGAGGCGCTCCCGAAGGACGACGACGAGTGA
- a CDS encoding DUF5786 family protein, whose product MSMGAYDEKEHERREEKTRVDGDFAEERSEYRGRVTYDSGESTEALLDQFKTIKGD is encoded by the coding sequence ATGTCAATGGGTGCCTACGACGAGAAGGAGCACGAACGCCGCGAGGAGAAGACGCGCGTCGACGGTGACTTCGCGGAGGAACGAAGCGAGTACCGCGGCAGGGTCACCTACGACTCCGGCGAGTCGACCGAGGCACTCCTCGACCAGTTCAAGACGATCAAAGGCGACTAA
- a CDS encoding DUF5789 family protein — protein sequence MRLNGTEDELSAHEYPATSDELIDAYGDTRIELQDGSETIGAVLGRLGSETFHSADDVWMTLRGGVGHEAVGRRFYSDRDAPTVGEDGPDQISF from the coding sequence ATGCGCCTGAACGGCACGGAAGACGAGCTATCCGCCCACGAGTACCCCGCGACGAGCGACGAACTCATCGACGCGTACGGCGACACCCGTATCGAACTGCAGGACGGGAGCGAAACGATCGGCGCGGTACTCGGCCGCCTGGGCTCGGAGACGTTCCACTCCGCCGACGACGTGTGGATGACTCTCCGCGGCGGCGTCGGACACGAGGCCGTCGGCCGGCGCTTCTACAGCGACCGCGACGCGCCGACGGTCGGCGAGGACGGACCGGACCAGATCTCGTTCTGA
- a CDS encoding YkgJ family cysteine cluster protein — protein sequence MEVNCEGCAGCCLDWRPLGAPDDREREGRYRALDDTYHLVPLSRDEIREFVESGLGDALVPRLFAAEGDRTATIDGHEVAAIGGRPTFLVGIRKLPKPVAPFDGERVWLDTCAFLDPDTLKCRIHGTDRYPDRCRTYPGHNLELDAETECERVERVHGDAGERLVDDAVPEELPPPPLGRGALGSTVFLHHDPDALADSGAVGRLVDGAATPADRATFVAAAAASAPGTAAVNADRYDRARARVLAADSWVGAADDEWRAAAETRGAAVADAPDPDRVEVARGAPETTDWNE from the coding sequence ATGGAGGTGAACTGTGAGGGCTGTGCCGGCTGCTGTCTCGACTGGCGGCCGCTCGGGGCGCCCGACGACCGCGAGCGCGAGGGCCGCTACCGCGCGCTCGACGACACGTATCACCTCGTTCCGCTCTCGCGCGACGAGATCCGCGAGTTCGTCGAGTCGGGGCTCGGCGACGCGCTCGTCCCGCGGCTGTTCGCGGCCGAGGGCGACCGGACGGCGACGATCGACGGACACGAGGTCGCCGCGATCGGCGGTCGCCCCACCTTCCTCGTCGGTATCCGCAAGCTCCCGAAGCCGGTCGCCCCGTTCGACGGCGAGCGCGTCTGGCTCGACACGTGCGCCTTCCTCGACCCGGACACGCTGAAGTGCCGGATCCACGGCACCGACCGCTATCCGGACCGCTGTCGAACGTACCCCGGACACAACCTCGAACTCGACGCCGAGACCGAGTGCGAGCGGGTCGAGCGCGTCCACGGCGACGCGGGCGAGCGCCTCGTCGACGACGCGGTTCCCGAGGAGCTCCCGCCGCCGCCGCTGGGCCGGGGAGCCCTCGGCTCGACGGTGTTCCTCCATCACGACCCCGACGCCCTCGCCGACTCCGGCGCGGTCGGTCGACTCGTCGACGGCGCGGCGACGCCCGCCGACCGCGCGACGTTCGTCGCCGCCGCCGCGGCGTCGGCGCCGGGGACGGCCGCGGTGAACGCCGATCGCTACGATCGGGCCCGAGCGCGCGTGCTCGCGGCCGACTCGTGGGTGGGTGCAGCCGACGACGAGTGGCGAGCGGCCGCGGAAACCCGCGGCGCCGCGGTCGCCGATGCGCCCGATCCTGACCGGGTGGAAGTCGCTCGCGGCGCGCCCGAGACCACCGACTGGAACGAGTGA